From one Budorcas taxicolor isolate Tak-1 chromosome 21, Takin1.1, whole genome shotgun sequence genomic stretch:
- the FAH gene encoding fumarylacetoacetase isoform X1, producing the protein MSFVPVAEDSDFPIHNLPYGVFSTRGNPRPRIGVAIGDQILDLSVIKHLFTGPILSPHQDVFNKPTLNSFMGLGQAAWKEARAFLQNLLSASQARLRDDVELRQRAFTSQASATMYLPAAIGDYTDFYSSRHHATNVGVMFRGKENALMPNWLHLPVGYHGRASSVVVSGTPIHRPLGQMRPDDSKPPIYGACKLLDFELEMAFFVGPGNKLGELIPISKAHEHIFGMVLMNDWSARDIQKWEYVPLGPFLGKSFGTTISPWVVPMDALMPFAVPNPEQDPKPLPYLCHDQPYTFDINLSVALKGEGMSQAATICRSNFKYMYWTMLQQLTHHSANGCNLQPGDLLASGTISGPEPESFGCMLELSWKGTRAVELGNGHTRKFLLDGDEVIMTGHCQGDGYRIGFGQCAGKVLPALSVA; encoded by the exons ATGTCCTTCGTCCCGGTGGCCGAGGATTCTGACTTCCCCATCCACAACCTGCCCTACGGCGTCTTCTCCACCCGAGGCAAC CCAAGACCGAGGATCGGCGTGGCCATTGGGGACCAGATCCTGGACCTCAGTGTCATCAAGCACCTCTTCACTGGGCCGATTCTCTCCCCACACCAGGATGTCTTCAATAAG CCAACTCTCAACAGCTTCATGGGCCTGGGTCAGGCTGCCTGGAAGGAGGCGAGAGCATTCTTGCAGAACCTGCTGTCTGCCAGCCAAGCCAGGCTCAGAGATGACGTGGAGCTTCGGCAGCG TGCCTTCACATCCCAGGCTTCCGCTACGATGTATCTTCCGGCCGCCATTG GTGACTACACGGACTTCTATTCCTCTCGGCATCACGCCACCAATGTCGGGGTCATGTTCAGGGGCAAGGAGAATGCATTGATGCCAAACTG GCTCCACCTGCCAGTGGGCTACCACGGGCGCGCTTCCTCCGTGGTGGTGTCTGGCACCCCGATCCACAGGCCCCTGGGGCAGATGCGACCCGACGACT CTAAGCCTCCCATTTATGGTGCCTGCAAACTCCTGGACTTCGAGTTGGAGATG GCTTTCTTTGTAGGCCCTGGTAACAAACTCGGAGAGCTGATCCCCATTTCCAAGGCCCACGAGCACATTTTTGGAATGGTCCTTATGAACGACTGGAGTG CTCGAGACATCCAGAAATGGGAGTACGTCCCCCTTGGGCCGTTCCTCGGGAAGAGTTTTGGAACCACCATCTCTCCATGGGTGGTGCCCATGGATGCCCTCATGCCCTTTGCTGTGCCCAACCCGGAGCAG GACCCCAAGCCCCTGCCGTATCTCTGCCATGACCAGCCCTACACGTTCGACATCAACCTCTCTGTTGCCCTGAAAG GAGAAGGAATGAGCCAGGCAGCTACCATATGCAGGTCTAATTTTAAG TACATGTACTGGACAATGCTGCAGCAGCTCACCCACCACTCTGCCAATGGCTGCAACCTGCAGCCGGGCGACCTCTTGGCTTCTGGAACCATCAGCGGGCCG GAGCCAGAGAGCTTCGGCTGCATGCTGGAGCTGTCGTGGAAGGGCACAAGGGCTGTAGAGCTGGGGAACGGCCACACCAGGAAGTTCCTGCTGGATGGGGATGAAGTCATCATGACAG
- the FAH gene encoding fumarylacetoacetase isoform X3 yields MSFVPVAEDSDFPIHNLPYGVFSTRGNPRPRIGVAIGDQILDLSVIKHLFTGPILSPHQDVFNKPTLNSFMGLGQAAWKEARAFLQNLLSASQARLRDDVELRQRAFTSQASATMYLPAAIGDYTDFYSSRHHATNVGVMFRGKENALMPNWLHLPVGYHGRASSVVVSGTPIHRPLGQMRPDDSKPPIYGACKLLDFELEMDPKPLPYLCHDQPYTFDINLSVALKGEGMSQAATICRSNFKYMYWTMLQQLTHHSANGCNLQPGDLLASGTISGPEPESFGCMLELSWKGTRAVELGNGHTRKFLLDGDEVIMTGHCQGDGYRIGFGQCAGKVLPALSVA; encoded by the exons ATGTCCTTCGTCCCGGTGGCCGAGGATTCTGACTTCCCCATCCACAACCTGCCCTACGGCGTCTTCTCCACCCGAGGCAAC CCAAGACCGAGGATCGGCGTGGCCATTGGGGACCAGATCCTGGACCTCAGTGTCATCAAGCACCTCTTCACTGGGCCGATTCTCTCCCCACACCAGGATGTCTTCAATAAG CCAACTCTCAACAGCTTCATGGGCCTGGGTCAGGCTGCCTGGAAGGAGGCGAGAGCATTCTTGCAGAACCTGCTGTCTGCCAGCCAAGCCAGGCTCAGAGATGACGTGGAGCTTCGGCAGCG TGCCTTCACATCCCAGGCTTCCGCTACGATGTATCTTCCGGCCGCCATTG GTGACTACACGGACTTCTATTCCTCTCGGCATCACGCCACCAATGTCGGGGTCATGTTCAGGGGCAAGGAGAATGCATTGATGCCAAACTG GCTCCACCTGCCAGTGGGCTACCACGGGCGCGCTTCCTCCGTGGTGGTGTCTGGCACCCCGATCCACAGGCCCCTGGGGCAGATGCGACCCGACGACT CTAAGCCTCCCATTTATGGTGCCTGCAAACTCCTGGACTTCGAGTTGGAGATG GACCCCAAGCCCCTGCCGTATCTCTGCCATGACCAGCCCTACACGTTCGACATCAACCTCTCTGTTGCCCTGAAAG GAGAAGGAATGAGCCAGGCAGCTACCATATGCAGGTCTAATTTTAAG TACATGTACTGGACAATGCTGCAGCAGCTCACCCACCACTCTGCCAATGGCTGCAACCTGCAGCCGGGCGACCTCTTGGCTTCTGGAACCATCAGCGGGCCG GAGCCAGAGAGCTTCGGCTGCATGCTGGAGCTGTCGTGGAAGGGCACAAGGGCTGTAGAGCTGGGGAACGGCCACACCAGGAAGTTCCTGCTGGATGGGGATGAAGTCATCATGACAG
- the FAH gene encoding fumarylacetoacetase isoform X2, whose translation MKHGSPSQPRPRIGVAIGDQILDLSVIKHLFTGPILSPHQDVFNKPTLNSFMGLGQAAWKEARAFLQNLLSASQARLRDDVELRQRAFTSQASATMYLPAAIGDYTDFYSSRHHATNVGVMFRGKENALMPNWLHLPVGYHGRASSVVVSGTPIHRPLGQMRPDDSKPPIYGACKLLDFELEMAFFVGPGNKLGELIPISKAHEHIFGMVLMNDWSARDIQKWEYVPLGPFLGKSFGTTISPWVVPMDALMPFAVPNPEQDPKPLPYLCHDQPYTFDINLSVALKGEGMSQAATICRSNFKYMYWTMLQQLTHHSANGCNLQPGDLLASGTISGPEPESFGCMLELSWKGTRAVELGNGHTRKFLLDGDEVIMTGHCQGDGYRIGFGQCAGKVLPALSVA comes from the exons atgaagcatggCTCTCCCTCTCAG CCAAGACCGAGGATCGGCGTGGCCATTGGGGACCAGATCCTGGACCTCAGTGTCATCAAGCACCTCTTCACTGGGCCGATTCTCTCCCCACACCAGGATGTCTTCAATAAG CCAACTCTCAACAGCTTCATGGGCCTGGGTCAGGCTGCCTGGAAGGAGGCGAGAGCATTCTTGCAGAACCTGCTGTCTGCCAGCCAAGCCAGGCTCAGAGATGACGTGGAGCTTCGGCAGCG TGCCTTCACATCCCAGGCTTCCGCTACGATGTATCTTCCGGCCGCCATTG GTGACTACACGGACTTCTATTCCTCTCGGCATCACGCCACCAATGTCGGGGTCATGTTCAGGGGCAAGGAGAATGCATTGATGCCAAACTG GCTCCACCTGCCAGTGGGCTACCACGGGCGCGCTTCCTCCGTGGTGGTGTCTGGCACCCCGATCCACAGGCCCCTGGGGCAGATGCGACCCGACGACT CTAAGCCTCCCATTTATGGTGCCTGCAAACTCCTGGACTTCGAGTTGGAGATG GCTTTCTTTGTAGGCCCTGGTAACAAACTCGGAGAGCTGATCCCCATTTCCAAGGCCCACGAGCACATTTTTGGAATGGTCCTTATGAACGACTGGAGTG CTCGAGACATCCAGAAATGGGAGTACGTCCCCCTTGGGCCGTTCCTCGGGAAGAGTTTTGGAACCACCATCTCTCCATGGGTGGTGCCCATGGATGCCCTCATGCCCTTTGCTGTGCCCAACCCGGAGCAG GACCCCAAGCCCCTGCCGTATCTCTGCCATGACCAGCCCTACACGTTCGACATCAACCTCTCTGTTGCCCTGAAAG GAGAAGGAATGAGCCAGGCAGCTACCATATGCAGGTCTAATTTTAAG TACATGTACTGGACAATGCTGCAGCAGCTCACCCACCACTCTGCCAATGGCTGCAACCTGCAGCCGGGCGACCTCTTGGCTTCTGGAACCATCAGCGGGCCG GAGCCAGAGAGCTTCGGCTGCATGCTGGAGCTGTCGTGGAAGGGCACAAGGGCTGTAGAGCTGGGGAACGGCCACACCAGGAAGTTCCTGCTGGATGGGGATGAAGTCATCATGACAG